The sequence below is a genomic window from Oscillatoria sp. FACHB-1406.
TTAAGGTAAATAGACTGAGGTAAAACCTCTAGTTCCTTTTGTTCGATGGCTTGCAGAAGCCGCAGCGAAATGCGAGTTTCTGTGGAAATTTGCTCGAGAGGAATCTTTCGCGCTTGTCTGACTGCGCGCAGATGGGATCCTAATTGCTCGATTTTTTCTACTTGGTCGGGTTGAAAATGAGATTTTTTTAGCATACTGTAGCTCTCCTTTAGCATCTAGTGGTCAGTCGCTATAGCGTCAAGTCGAGGTTGAAGAAGATTTAAAACATTTAATTTCAAAGCTTTTTAAAAAACGAAACTCGCCTCGGGGCAAGATAGCACCATTTGGGGGTTGCAGTTGAATCGGACCGATCGCAGTACGATGAAGTTTGATGACTTCGTGACCCAGTTCGCTAGCAACTTGACGAATTTGCCGATTTCTGCCTTCATTGAGTACGATTTTTAACAGGGTGCGCCCTTGCCGCGAAGTCAGTACCTCCACCCGCGCGGGTAAGGTCGGTTTTCCCAGCAGCATTATGCCTTGTCGCCATTGTTGTAAGACCTCTTCGCTCGGATATCCTTCTACCCACACTTCGTAGGTTTTTGGTAAATGGGCGCTCGGATGGGCAATGGCTTGCGTCCACGCCCCATCATTGCTCAATAGCAATGCGCCCGTCGAGTCTACATCCAAGCGCCCGACCGGGTGAATTCCCTGTCCTTTGCGCAGTTCGGGCGGCAAGAGATCGATAACTGTTTTGCGTCCTTGGGGATCTCGGCAGGTGGAAACGACTCCAAGGGGTTTGTGGAGGAGAAGATAAACGAAATCCGGGCGATCGCGCCGTCGGATTGTTTTGCCGTCCACTTGCAGGCGATCGCGACTCAGATCGACTTTCTGCCCCAACTTAACGATTTCGCCGTTAAGACGCACGCGACCATCTAAAATTGCTTGTTCTGCTTGTCGCCGCGAGGCAATACCCCACCGAGCGAGAACTTTTTGTACCCGTTCCTTCATGGATTGGATTGACACCGAGCGAGAGTAAACAATGCAGCACCCACAAGCGATAACGAGATAAACTTCAATTTAACTATGTACAAATATTACAAGAAGATTGTACGGTCTTGGGAATTGTCTTTAGAAACAGTCAGTCCCAATTTTTATCTTTCCAAAGTTTAATGACAACTCAATCTACCCCCCATCTCATCGGCAAAATCTTGGCTCCAGCAATCCAGCTTTGGTTGCGATCGCAGCTTGACGGTACGGACAACCTCAAAATTTCCATCTCCGGACGCAATCGAGAAATTGTACGCGGGTACATTCCCAGTGTCTCTTTAGCCGCAAATCGCGCTATCTATCAAGGATTACATTTTTCCCAAGTCCAGTTTGCGGGGAATAATATCCGCATTAACCTCCCTCAAGTGTTGAAAGGTCAACCGCTTTGCTTGCTGGAAACGATCGCGGTTTCGGGGGAAGCGGTTCTCGAACAAGCCGATTTGCAAGCTTCCTTACCCTCTCCGCTTCTGCAAACCGCGCTGAAAGATTTACTCTCAACTTTAATTGCAGCAGCCGGAAACGCCCCAACCCAACCTACTTTACAGGATTGGCAAATCGATTGGCAGAACGCTACGATCGCAAGCGATCGCATCGCGTTCCAAGGCATTGTAACAAATCTTGATAAAAATTCTCAAGCGATCGGCTTATCGGCACGGCTCGCACTCCAGAACGAAAATACACTGCGACTGCACGATGTCGCGATCGATGCGTCC
It includes:
- a CDS encoding pseudouridine synthase yields the protein MKERVQKVLARWGIASRRQAEQAILDGRVRLNGEIVKLGQKVDLSRDRLQVDGKTIRRRDRPDFVYLLLHKPLGVVSTCRDPQGRKTVIDLLPPELRKGQGIHPVGRLDVDSTGALLLSNDGAWTQAIAHPSAHLPKTYEVWVEGYPSEEVLQQWRQGIMLLGKPTLPARVEVLTSRQGRTLLKIVLNEGRNRQIRQVASELGHEVIKLHRTAIGPIQLQPPNGAILPRGEFRFLKSFEIKCFKSSSTST
- a CDS encoding DUF2993 domain-containing protein, with amino-acid sequence MTTQSTPHLIGKILAPAIQLWLRSQLDGTDNLKISISGRNREIVRGYIPSVSLAANRAIYQGLHFSQVQFAGNNIRINLPQVLKGQPLCLLETIAVSGEAVLEQADLQASLPSPLLQTALKDLLSTLIAAAGNAPTQPTLQDWQIDWQNATIASDRIAFQGIVTNLDKNSQAIGLSARLALQNENTLRLHDVAIDASSLVPALALEEFNIDLGSDVKISSLELHPGRVSLQVAIAVNP